One Sylvia atricapilla isolate bSylAtr1 chromosome 24, bSylAtr1.pri, whole genome shotgun sequence genomic window carries:
- the LOC136371406 gene encoding basic proline-rich protein-like encodes MCNPPLRLSPFPHRGAPASPAAAACPRSTGRPPPSPPWRQRPGLTAGRARGRGFPAMALSLSDPGSLRGPPGPGRARGPFNGGGPARPAARARPAPRPRSLAARPEAALSHWLRAPRPRAPIGWRRGAASPAASCFKVTLSGGRRGQASPAPQPRPDWPPRLLFKRLKRLAGEAADWPARLSITAVAATPLPRGAGPHVREARRERARSDPGIPEIWEFLEICQSNPLPRQGDPEQVTQGQLQTGQDHNNLPWNHTTSNGLDLRHHGTTPVAARQIPPGNTPGGHGTDSPEAAFPGHCRPRIPALRPEIPGPAPAPNPGSQTGDPRHCRPRIPALRPEIPGHCRPRIPALRPEIPGPAPAPNPGSQTGDPRACPGPESRLSDRRSPGLPRPRIPALRPEIPGPAPAPNPGSQTGDPRALPAPNPGSQTGDPRALPAPNPGSQTGDPRACPGPESRLSDRRSLGTAGPESRLSDRRSLGTAGPESRLSDRRSPGTAGPESRLSDRRSPGTAGPESRLSDRRSPGLPRPGIPALRPEIPGHCRPRIPALRPEIPGPAPAPNPGSQTGDPRACPGPESRLSDRRSPGLPRPRIPALRPEIPGPAPAPPPPPHPAPARDNGPLPVLSPVRTPAANQRPPPRARLPLAGQSARAPRPSQSQRSRW; translated from the exons ATGTGTAACCCTCCCCTCCGTCTGTCCCCGTTCCCGCACCGGGGCGCACCAGCAtcccccgccgccgcggccTGTCCCCGGAGCACGGGCCGCCCTCCCCCGTCGCCACCGTGGAGGCAGCGCCCAGGACTCACCGCCGGCCGTGCCCGCGGCCGGGGGTTCCCCGCCATGGCTTTGTCTTTGAGTGACCCCGGGAGCCTCCGGGgcccccccgggccgggccgtgcccgcGGCCCCTTTAacggcggcggccccgcgcgCCCCGCTGCGCGCGCCCGGCCCGCCCCTCGCCCGCGCTCATTGGCTGCGCGCCCCGAGGCCGCGCTCTCCCATTGGCTGCGCGCCCCGAGGCCCCGCGCTCCTATTGGTTGGCGCCGCGGCGCAGCCTCGCCGGCCGCTTCCTGCTTTAAAGTTACCTTGAGCGGCGGCCGCAGGGGTCAGGCAAgccccgccccccagccccgccccGATTGGCCGCCTCGCCTCCTATTCAAACGCCTGAAGAGGCTGGCGGGGGAGGCCGCTGATTGGCCCGCGCGCCTGTCAATCACGGCGGTCGCAGCCACGCCTCTCccgcggggcgcggggccgcaCGTGCGCGAggcgcggcgggagcgcgcgCGCTCGGATCCCGGAATTCCagaaatttgggaatttttggAGATCTGccagtccaaccccctgccaaggcagggtgaCCcggagcaggtgacacaggggcagctccag ACAGGTCAGGACCACAACAACCTGCCTTGGAATCACACAACCAGCAACGgtttgg ATTTGAGGCACCACGGCACAACCCCTGTGGCGGCCCGGCAAATCCCACCCGGGAACACACCGGGAGGCCACGGTACCGACAGCCCTGAGGCAGCCTTCCCCGGGCACTGCCGGCCCCGAATCCCGGCTCTCAGACCGGAGATCCCCGGGCCTGCCCCGGCCCCGAATCCCGGCTCTCAGACCGGAGATCCCCGGCACTGCCGGCCCCGAATCCCGGCTCTCAGACCGGAGATCCCCGGGCACTGCCGGCCCCGAATCCCGGCTCTCAGACCGGAGATCCCCGGGCCTGCCCCGGCCCCGAATCCCGGCTCTCAGACCGGAGATCCCCGGGCCTGCCCCGGCCCCGAATCCCGGCTCTCAGACCGGAGATCCCCGGGCCTGCCCCGGCCCCGAATCCCGGCTCTCAGACCGGAGATCCCCGGGCCTGCCCCGGCCCCGAATCCCGGCTCTCAGACCGGAGATCCCCGGGCACTGCCGGCCCCGAATCCCGGCTCTCAGACCGGAGATCCCCGGGCACTGCCGGCCCCGAATCCCGGCTCTCAGACCGGAGATCCCCGGGCCTGCCCCGGCCCCGAATCCCGGCTCTCAGACCGGAGATCCCTGGGCACTGCCGGCCCCGAATCCCGGCTCTCAGACCGGAGATCCCTGGGCACTGCCGGCCCCGAATCCCGGCTCTCAGACCGGAGATCCCCGGGCACTGCCGGCCCCGAATCCCGGCTCTCAGACCGGAGATCCCCGGGCACTGCCGGCCCCGAATCCCGGCTCTCAGACCGGAGATCCCCGGGCCTGCCCCGGCCCGGAATCCCGGCTCTCAGACCGGAGATCCCCGGGCACTGCCGGCCCCGAATCCCGGCTCTCAGACCGGAGATCCCCGGGCCTGCCCCGGCCCCGAATCCCGGCTCTCAGACCGGAGATCCCCGGGCCTGCCCCGGCCCCGAATCCCGGCTCTCAGACCGGAGATCCCCGGGCCTGCCCCGGCCCCGAATCCCGGCTCTCAGACCGGAGATCCCCGggcctgccccggccccgccgccccccccTCACCCCGCGCCCGCGCGGGACAACGGTCCGCTGCCTGTCCTCTCCCCGGTCCGCACCCCAGCAGCCAATCAGCGCCCCCCTCCCCGCGCCCGCCTTCCCCTCGCGGGCCAATCAGCGCGCGCGCCGCGGCCCAGCCAATCGCAGCGCAGCCGTTGGTGA